One genomic window of Salvia miltiorrhiza cultivar Shanhuang (shh) chromosome 4, IMPLAD_Smil_shh, whole genome shotgun sequence includes the following:
- the LOC131022643 gene encoding uncharacterized protein LOC131022643, whose amino-acid sequence MGDRALGTPVLEPTLQSILRALGWTPPGRCRILLGWLPLFSASPPGKGKDMEVLGLFSPDSQRAGGSGSGSGSGQVEGGSAIFAGIIPVVDISEDATAPEEVQDIPTPAFTRKMKGAVLALAEKRRKESLQKGSRLVDPEGEPTGEAEATSMDAEGGKTLALTAGASEASGSKPVSSMKGREFVRKLLIQIHPKDRDATKKMKRARLASSLGQLWIQLESQVGEAIQCIDDYDVLEKDLQKEREAQAKRHEEVTGMVERFSHAEADAAALQARVDQLEVEKASLASELERAKKEGYGNLVRFRMQYQEEYKESKRRWKVVCKDALSRG is encoded by the exons ATGGGGGACAGGGCTCTGGGGACACCAGTTCTAGAACCGACATTGCAGAGCATCCTGCGGGCTCTGGGATGGACACCTCCCGGACGGTGTCGGATACTGCTGGGGTGGTTACCCCTATTTAGCGCTTCCCCCCCAGGCAAGGGGAAAGATATGGAAGTCCTGGGTTTGTTCAGCCCGGATAGCCAGAGGGCTGGCGGCTCAGGCTCAGGCTCCGGCTCTGGCCAGGTGGAGGGGGGATCCGCCATTTTTGCGGGTATCATCCCCGTGGTGGACATCTCTGAGGATGCCACTGCTCCCGAAGAAGTCCAAGATATCCCTACTCCTGCATTCACCAGGAAAATGAAGGGTGCTGTGCTGGCCCTTGCAGAGAAGCGAAGGAAGGAGAGCCTGCAAAAGGGCAGCAGGCTGGTAGATCCAGAGGGTGAGCCGACAGGTGAAGCGGAGGCCACCTCCATGGATGCTGAAGGGGGCAAGACTCTGGCCCTGACTGCAGGGGCATCGGAGGCCTCTGGCTCCAAGCCAGTTTCATCCATGAAAGGGCGAGAATTTGTCCGCAAGTTGCTTATCCAGATCCATCCCAAGGATCGGGATGCAACTAAGAAGATGAAGCGGGCGAGACTAGCCAGCAGCCTTGGCCAACTGTGGATTCAG CTGGAGTCCCAGGTTGGTGAGGCGATCCAGTGCATCGACGATTACGATGTACTGGAGAAAGACCTGCAAAAGGAAAGGGAGGCGCAGGCGAAGCGTCACGAGGAGGTCACAGGCATGGTGGAGCGCTTCAGCCATGCTGAGGCGGATGCCGCTGCGCTGCAGGCCCGGGTTGATCAACTggaggtggagaaggcctcTCTGGCCTCTGAGCTGGAAAGGGCCAAAAAAGAGGGGTATGGGAACCTTGTACGGTTCCGGATGCAGTACCAGGAAGAGTACAAAGAGTCCAAGCGCCGCTGGAAGGTGGTTTGTAAAGATGCCCTAAGTCGTGGTTAA